A stretch of DNA from Paucidesulfovibrio longus DSM 6739:
ATGCTTGCGAACGCTGGCGTAGCTTGTATCGGGCTGCAGTGGAACAGAGGGACGCCCAGAACCTTATCATCAGCGACGCCAGCAGGTCTCAGAAGGACCGCGATCAAGCCAGGAGACTTCGGGCCGAGGCGGAAACGCAGATCGAGCTTCTACTTCAAAGCGACTCCAGGTTCCAGTCCGACTTTTACTCCTACCGCTACTTTGCGAGCGAGGGCTTCCTACCAGGATACAACTTCCCGCGTCTGCCTTTGTCGGCCTTCGTGCCTGGTCGCCGTGGCGTCAGGGGGCGTGACGAATACATATCCCGTCCAAGGTTCCTGGCCATTTCCGAGTTCGGCCCTGGCAGCTTCATTTATCACGAGGGCTCCAGGTACGTGATCAGTCGGGTAATGGTCGCCGTGCAGGAGGATGAAGAACTAGCGTCAGGCAAGATCAAGCAATGCTCCGCTTGCGGCTATATCCACCCGATTACCCAAGGTGACGGTTTGGATATTTGTGAAATGTGCGGCGAAAGGCTTCCCCATGCCTGGGACAATCTTTTCAGGATGCGCAACGTATCCACCCGACGCCGGGATCGCATCAACTCCGACGAGGAAGAGCGGACCAAATACGGCTATACCCTGCGAACAGGATTCCGCTTCGCACAGCATGGTGGAACGCCCGCCTATCGGATGGCCGAGATTCGCGGTCAAGAAGGCAACCTACAGGCGACCCTCAAATACGGGCACGGTGCTACGTTGTGGCGGATCAATCTCGGATGGGCCAATCGAGCCGAGACGGCTCCTCCTGGATTTATGCTCGATTTCGATCGGGGGATGTGGACCAAAGAGGGAAGTGGTGGCGCGGATGCCGAGTTGAATGAAGCTGGCACTGGACGTATCCGGCGCGTCATTCCTTATGTCGAGGACCGGAAGAACTGCCTACTTTTTGTGCCCGACGCCAGCTTATCGCCTGACGCCATCATTTCGCTCCAAGCGGCGCTCAAGCAGGCAGTTCAACGAGAATATCAGCTGGAAGAATTCGAGTTGGCCTCAGAAACTCTTCCCGCTGGAAACGAGCCCCAGTCGATCATGCTTTACGAATCCGCCGAAGGTGGGGCCGGTGTTCTTCGCCGCTTGGTGGACGATCCCAAAGCCATGAAAGCCGTCGCCAAAGAAGCATTGCGTCTTTGTCATTTCAATCCTGAGACGGGAGAGGATCAGGGGCGGGCAGAACATGCCAGCGAAGACTGCGTGGTTGCCTGCTATGACTGCCTGATGAACTATGGGAATCAGCGAGTCCATCCCCAATTGAACCGGCATGGCATCAAGGACTATCTCCTGGCCCTCGCCAGCGCTGAGGTGCACTCAGCTCCGTCATACCAAACCCGCGCGGCGCATCTCGAAGCGCTCAAGAAGAAGTGCGACTCAAATCTCGAAAGAAGGTGGCTCGACCACCTGGACGACCATGGTCATGCGTTGCCAAGCCATGCCCAGCATTTTGTCTCCGAGTGCAAAACCAAGCCAGACTTCTTCTACGCCAAGGAGAAGGTGGCTGTATACATCGACGGTCCCCACCATGAATTCCCTGAGCGCCAGGTGCGTGATCAAGCTCAACAAGATGCCATGGAAGATCTGGGCATCTCCGTGGTCCGTTTTTCAGACGGGGAACAATGGCAGCCCATCTTGGACAAATATCCCCACGTGTTTGGGAGAAAGAAATGAACTTTGCCGTAGGCTCTCTGGTCAATGCCCGAGGAAGAGAATGGGTGGTGCTGCCGCCTGATGATTCCGAATGCCTGCTTCTGCGTCCATTAGGCGGAAGTGAAGACGAGATCGTCGGAATCTTGCCAACCCTTGAAGAAATCCGTCCCGCCACCTTTGAGTTGCCCGACCCGGCCGATCTGGGCGATGCCCGAACCTGTGGTCTTTTGCGAGATGCTGTCAGGCTCGGGTTTCGCGCCACAAGCGGACCATTCCGTTCTTTTGGGCATATAGCGGTGGAGCCCCGTCCCTATCAGCTCGTTCCCTTGCTCATGGCCATGAAGCAGAGTCCTGTCCGGCTTCTCATCGCCGATGACGTGGGTATCGGCAAGACCGTTGAAGCGGCTCTCATCGCAAGAGAGCTTCTGGACCGGGGGGAAGTGAAGCGTTTAGCCGTCCTCTGTCCTCCGCAGTTGGCGGAACAATGGCAATCGGAATTAGCGGATAAATTTCATATCCAGGCCGAACTTGTTCTGCCCTCCACTGTTCGCAAGCTTGAAAAGGGCTTGAGTATTGGAACCTCCTTGTTCGACGTTTATCCCTTCACCATCGTCTCACTCGACTACATCAAGTCCGACCGCCGCAGAGCTGAATTCTTGAGAACATGCCCGGAAATGGTCATCGTGGATGAAGCCCATGCTTGTGCATCAGCCACAGGCGGGAAAGCCACGATGCAACGGTTCGGCTTGATTAAAGACTTAGCAGCCAATCCCGAGCGGAATATGCTGTTCGTTTCAGCTACTCCCCACAGCGGCAAGGATGACGTGTTTCGCTCCCTACTCTGCTTCCTCAATCCATCTTTCGCCAATCTGCCCGAGGACCTCTCCGGCAAGGATAATGAAGCACATCGCAAAGCGCTGGCTGAACATTTCGTCCAGCGCAGGCGCGGCGACATTCGAGCCTACATGGAGATCAACACCCCCTTCCCTGAGCGAGAAACCCAGGAAATCACGTGGGAACTGACTCCAGATGCAAAATCACTATTCGGAAGAATTATTTCTCTTGCCCGAGAGAGCATTGAGCGCAGTCAGGGTGGAACCAAGTTCCAGCAGCGCATATCCTGGTGGTCCGCCTTGGCGTTACTTCGTTCAGTGGCGTCGAGCCCGGCCGCAGCCGCCGCAACGTTGCGCAGCCGGGCATCGGGAATGGACTCGCCTGATGACTTGACCCTGGTTGACGAGATGGGTCGCCAATCCGTGTTCGACTTGACGGACCTGGAGGGGGTTGACGCCCTGGACACGGTTCCAGGCGCGGACGATACGGAGTTGGAGAAGGACCAGACTGAGCAGAGTCGTTACAAGGAGCGCTTGCGTCGCTTGGCCAAAGAAGCCGAATCCTTGTGTGGCGCTAAAGACAACAAGCTTCAGGGCATGGTTCGGCTGGCCAAAAAACTCCTAGAACAAGGGCACGCTCCGATCATATTCTGCCGATTCATCCACACCGCTGAATACCTCGCCGAGCATCTGCGCCCTGCCTTGAAGGAAGTTGAAGTCATGTCCGTGACCGGCATGCTCCCGCCAAGCGAACGCGAGTACCGGGTCCATGAGTTAGGGAAGCACCCCAAGAGGCTTCTGGTTTGCACGGACTGTCTGAGCGAGGGTATCAACCTCCAGGAACGCTTCAACGCCGTGGTCCACTACGACCTCTCCTGGAATCCCACCCGTCACGAACAGCGAGAAGGCCGGGTCGACCGATTCGGCCAGCCAAGCCCCAAGGTCCGTGTCATCACCTACTACGGGCTGGATAACCAAATCGACGGCATCGTCCTGGATGTCCTCCTGCGCAAGCACGAGGCCATTCGCAAGGCATTGGGAGTGTCCGTGCCCGTCCCCGAGGATAGTGACAAGGTGATGCAAGCGATTCTGGAGGGCCTGCTCCTC
This window harbors:
- a CDS encoding helicase-related protein — encoded protein: MAAHLGQISPRVWEKEMNFAVGSLVNARGREWVVLPPDDSECLLLRPLGGSEDEIVGILPTLEEIRPATFELPDPADLGDARTCGLLRDAVRLGFRATSGPFRSFGHIAVEPRPYQLVPLLMAMKQSPVRLLIADDVGIGKTVEAALIARELLDRGEVKRLAVLCPPQLAEQWQSELADKFHIQAELVLPSTVRKLEKGLSIGTSLFDVYPFTIVSLDYIKSDRRRAEFLRTCPEMVIVDEAHACASATGGKATMQRFGLIKDLAANPERNMLFVSATPHSGKDDVFRSLLCFLNPSFANLPEDLSGKDNEAHRKALAEHFVQRRRGDIRAYMEINTPFPERETQEITWELTPDAKSLFGRIISLARESIERSQGGTKFQQRISWWSALALLRSVASSPAAAAATLRSRASGMDSPDDLTLVDEMGRQSVFDLTDLEGVDALDTVPGADDTELEKDQTEQSRYKERLRRLAKEAESLCGAKDNKLQGMVRLAKKLLEQGHAPIIFCRFIHTAEYLAEHLRPALKEVEVMSVTGMLPPSEREYRVHELGKHPKRLLVCTDCLSEGINLQERFNAVVHYDLSWNPTRHEQREGRVDRFGQPSPKVRVITYYGLDNQIDGIVLDVLLRKHEAIRKALGVSVPVPEDSDKVMQAILEGLLLRGKDKAPAQQQLIIPGMEKYVKPEADRLAKEWDVVATREEKRSRTLFAQQTIKVDDVARELEAANTAAGDAASVETFTTEALKILGATHNRKAANAERVAHEFSFAGVEPRTKNRLDLPDALRAVFALPASEGQTYLARTHPFVERLATDLMNTALDPLEKSVARRAGSMRTKSVATRTTLLLCRFRYQLRTQGENLDHTCLTEECALLAFTGSPERASWIDGDSAQRLLTAQPTGNINPDQATDFVGKVTENAGELMPHIRSVMEERASALLEAHRRVRTAAKARGIRYQVTPQGEPDILGVYVYLPE